One Aneurinibacillus migulanus genomic region harbors:
- a CDS encoding ATP-dependent Clp protease ATP-binding subunit yields MLCQHCNQKQANVLLNIQHQEQSQKLYLCHDCYAKMGNKAGAGMNTGSLPHFSGFDEWFKNFAMPSMDQYEAKGSAQSQAPHQGGVLDEVGNNLSEAAKAGLIDPVIGRDNEIERVIEILNRRNKNNPVLIGEPGVGKTAIAEGLALKIVEGHVPTKLRNKVIYTLDVSSLVAGTGIRGQFEEKMKQMIAELQKRKNVILFVDEIHLLVGAGAAEGSMDAGNILKPALARGELQIVGATTLKEYRKIEKDAALERRLQPVMVKEPTVEEALQILQGIRPKYESYHQVAYSDEVIRACVELSHRYIQDRFLPDKAIDLLDEAGSKINLRSSGQNTEELRSRLAQINQEKVEATAKEEYEHAAQLRDEENHILTKLDEIDGSEQAAVVTVEDIQQIIERKTGIPVRKLQSDEQAKMKNLATHLEEKVVGQSHAVSQVSKAIRRSRTGLKPKNRPIASFLFVGPTGVGKTELTKALAEELFGTKDSMIRLDMSEYMEKHSVSKLIGSPPGYVGHEEAGQLTERVRRNPYSIVLLDEIEKAHPDVQNMFLQILEDGRLTDSQGRTVNFKDTVIIATSNAGVTDKKITVGFGAEAPKTSTVMDSLTSYFRPEFLNRFDGVISFNHLTEDDLVRIVDIMLEDITANLKEQGVEVTVTQESKAKLAKLGYHPAFGARPLRRVIQEHVEDGIADLMIEEEAVARIVIEVNDGEIRAIKKA; encoded by the coding sequence ATGCTTTGTCAACATTGCAATCAAAAACAAGCTAATGTGTTATTGAATATTCAACATCAGGAGCAATCACAAAAACTGTATTTGTGTCATGATTGCTATGCGAAAATGGGAAATAAGGCAGGAGCAGGCATGAATACAGGCTCTCTTCCTCATTTCTCTGGATTTGATGAATGGTTCAAAAACTTCGCTATGCCTTCAATGGATCAATACGAAGCAAAAGGAAGCGCACAATCTCAGGCTCCACATCAGGGTGGAGTGCTAGATGAAGTAGGCAATAATTTGAGCGAAGCGGCAAAAGCTGGGCTTATCGATCCGGTTATCGGACGCGATAATGAAATCGAGCGCGTAATCGAGATTTTGAACCGTCGAAACAAAAACAACCCTGTCTTAATCGGTGAACCAGGGGTAGGTAAAACGGCAATCGCTGAAGGCTTGGCCTTAAAAATTGTGGAAGGACACGTTCCCACCAAGCTGCGTAATAAGGTTATATATACGCTTGATGTCTCATCCCTTGTAGCAGGCACAGGCATCCGCGGACAATTCGAAGAAAAAATGAAGCAAATGATTGCTGAATTACAAAAGCGCAAGAATGTCATTTTGTTTGTAGATGAAATTCATCTGCTAGTAGGTGCAGGAGCGGCGGAAGGTTCTATGGATGCGGGGAACATTCTTAAGCCTGCATTGGCTCGGGGGGAATTGCAGATTGTTGGGGCAACCACTTTAAAAGAGTATCGTAAGATTGAAAAAGACGCTGCCCTGGAACGTCGACTACAACCGGTTATGGTAAAAGAGCCAACGGTAGAAGAAGCGCTCCAAATCCTGCAGGGAATTCGTCCAAAATATGAATCCTATCATCAGGTCGCTTATTCCGATGAAGTCATTCGTGCGTGTGTGGAGCTGTCCCACCGCTATATTCAAGACCGCTTCCTGCCCGATAAAGCAATTGATCTTCTTGATGAAGCAGGCTCTAAGATTAATCTGCGTTCCTCTGGGCAGAATACAGAAGAGCTACGCTCCCGTCTCGCACAGATAAACCAGGAGAAGGTTGAGGCTACGGCAAAAGAGGAGTATGAGCATGCAGCCCAGCTTCGTGATGAGGAAAACCATATTCTTACAAAGCTCGATGAAATAGATGGAAGCGAGCAGGCTGCTGTTGTCACTGTAGAGGATATTCAACAGATTATTGAGCGTAAAACAGGAATTCCGGTAAGAAAACTGCAAAGCGATGAACAAGCAAAAATGAAAAATCTGGCTACTCATTTAGAAGAAAAGGTAGTTGGCCAATCTCACGCGGTGAGTCAGGTATCGAAAGCCATTCGCCGTAGTCGGACGGGATTGAAACCAAAAAACAGACCAATTGCCTCTTTCCTATTTGTTGGTCCGACAGGGGTAGGGAAAACCGAATTGACCAAGGCGCTTGCGGAAGAGTTATTCGGTACAAAGGATTCCATGATCCGTTTGGATATGAGTGAATATATGGAGAAACACTCGGTTTCCAAGTTAATCGGTTCCCCGCCGGGATATGTAGGGCATGAAGAAGCCGGCCAACTCACGGAACGTGTGCGTCGAAATCCGTACAGTATCGTTTTGCTTGATGAGATTGAAAAAGCGCATCCAGATGTTCAGAATATGTTCCTGCAAATTCTTGAGGATGGGCGCTTAACAGATAGTCAGGGGCGCACTGTAAACTTTAAAGATACGGTCATTATTGCAACGAGCAATGCAGGAGTGACTGATAAGAAAATTACAGTAGGCTTTGGGGCGGAAGCACCAAAAACGTCGACGGTTATGGACTCGCTCACGTCCTATTTCAGACCGGAGTTTCTTAACCGCTTTGATGGAGTGATTTCATTTAATCATTTAACTGAAGATGACCTTGTTCGTATTGTTGATATTATGCTAGAGGACATTACAGCAAATCTGAAAGAACAAGGTGTTGAGGTAACTGTCACTCAAGAATCGAAAGCAAAATTGGCTAAATTGGGTTATCATCCTGCGTTTGGAGCTCGTCCATTACGCCGGGTTATCCAAGAGCATGTAGAAGACGGGATTGCCGATCTAATGATTGAGGAAGAGGCAGTTGCCCGAATCGTCATTGAAGTAAATGACGGTGAAATTCGTGCCATTAAAAAAGCATAA
- a CDS encoding DMT family transporter has product MVIFGYLLMCMIFGTTFLAIKVGIDAGAPPFFSAGIRFLLAGLILFLWMVWKGRARVSLLFRKEMMLTGMGLTFGTFSTLYWAEQYVASGIAAVLSATGPIMILLLQTSILRQKTSASAMLGCFIGFAGVLLLLLPSVSVEVSLLWVLGCIMILIGEVCYSSGALYSKHVMPRFQDTSPIALNAVQMMYGGAMLLILSLFTERVHIESLLTLNAIVSLLYLIVIGSMMGHSIFYWLVAKTNPVFPSTWLYISPLIALGLGVLLYNEVVSWIAGIGVVTIIIGIVLVNIDALRQVIGKPESAWGSMQSKQ; this is encoded by the coding sequence ATGGTCATTTTTGGTTATTTATTAATGTGTATGATTTTTGGAACAACATTTCTGGCGATTAAAGTAGGGATTGATGCAGGCGCCCCTCCGTTTTTCTCGGCGGGGATTCGTTTTCTTCTAGCGGGTCTTATCCTTTTTTTGTGGATGGTATGGAAAGGGAGAGCGAGGGTATCGTTGCTTTTTCGTAAAGAGATGATGCTTACAGGTATGGGATTAACCTTTGGAACGTTTTCAACATTGTATTGGGCTGAACAATATGTAGCCTCAGGAATTGCGGCGGTCCTATCAGCAACAGGGCCGATTATGATTTTATTGCTGCAAACCAGCATTCTTCGCCAAAAAACTTCCGCTTCAGCCATGCTTGGCTGTTTTATCGGATTTGCGGGTGTACTCTTATTGCTTTTACCGAGCGTTTCAGTTGAAGTAAGCCTGCTTTGGGTGCTTGGATGCATAATGATTTTGATTGGAGAAGTATGTTATTCATCGGGTGCCCTTTATTCTAAACATGTAATGCCACGGTTTCAGGATACATCGCCCATTGCATTAAATGCAGTTCAGATGATGTATGGAGGAGCTATGCTGCTTATTTTATCGTTATTTACGGAGCGTGTGCATATAGAGTCGCTGCTGACGCTGAATGCGATAGTCTCGCTTTTATATTTAATCGTTATCGGATCGATGATGGGGCATAGTATATTTTATTGGCTTGTTGCCAAAACGAATCCTGTATTTCCATCCACCTGGCTTTATATCTCTCCGTTGATTGCACTAGGATTAGGTGTTTTGTTGTATAACGAAGTTGTTTCATGGATAGCGGGAATAGGGGTTGTTACGATTATTATCGGAATTGTCCTGGTAAATATAGATGCTTTGCGGCAGGTAATAGGAAAACCGGAAAGCGCATGGGGTAGTATGCAGAGTAAACAATAA
- a CDS encoding GNAT family N-acetyltransferase has protein sequence MVQNMEIRYTDKLPSPDTLFALYNCVGWNEFLNLSKELLHQAMVQSWYVISAYDQNRLIGTGRIISDGLINAYLCGVVVHPNYRNQGIGSEMVRKLVTKSRNANLHVQLFCIEENTPYYEKLGFEIFAMGMKDKRKE, from the coding sequence ATGGTTCAAAATATGGAAATTAGATATACGGATAAGCTTCCTAGCCCAGATACTTTATTTGCCCTATATAATTGTGTAGGCTGGAATGAATTCCTGAATTTGTCCAAAGAACTTTTACATCAAGCTATGGTTCAAAGCTGGTACGTTATTAGTGCTTACGATCAAAATCGGCTAATTGGTACAGGTCGTATCATTTCAGATGGCTTAATTAACGCATACCTGTGTGGTGTAGTTGTTCATCCAAATTATCGAAATCAAGGAATTGGCAGCGAAATGGTTCGAAAGTTAGTCACAAAAAGTCGTAATGCAAACTTGCATGTTCAGTTATTTTGCATAGAGGAAAATACTCCTTATTATGAGAAGCTTGGTTTTGAAATATTTGCTATGGGAATGAAGGATAAAAGAAAGGAGTAG
- a CDS encoding YbjQ family protein, giving the protein MIITTTPTIQGREIEEYISIVSGETIMGANVVRDFLAGITDIIGGRSGAYESKLAEGREMAIKEMTNKANALGANAVVGVDLDFETLRDGMMMCIATGTAVRVR; this is encoded by the coding sequence ATGATTATTACGACAACGCCGACAATTCAAGGAAGAGAAATTGAAGAATACATCTCGATCGTCTCAGGTGAGACCATAATGGGAGCCAATGTAGTAAGGGATTTCCTCGCTGGTATCACGGATATTATTGGCGGCCGCAGCGGCGCATACGAAAGTAAATTGGCTGAAGGTAGAGAGATGGCCATTAAAGAGATGACGAACAAGGCGAACGCATTGGGTGCCAATGCGGTTGTCGGAGTCGACCTGGACTTTGAAACGCTGCGTGACGGAATGATGATGTGCATTGCGACAGGAACAGCTGTAAGAGTAAGATAA
- a CDS encoding WD40/YVTN/BNR-like repeat-containing protein, with protein MTRLLKGKLPILLVLFLILLAGCQQNMESTNQADKDSSLVNNSSTASDHRTEETTSNQTVKSTEESDRKSKLTAKTLTDVQMGKVTAVRSADSQSGWIGGEGWIAKTENGGESWNVQYQGTGTINQLFALNGEDVWATLGQGSKLLGSTNGGRNWTVAGKVPNDGFLHFVSKEEGFSANERTTDGGKTWTPLPIPKYTVGDAYFHDREHGWAVTQGKDEIEVKRTIDGGKTWRIVMSRKTVEPLSNALIRSAGTDDAWIECIGGSGMTQTSYSLFHTSNGGQSWQTVLANSTAGGGPAPGFQMDYTAGPKNAGSQPGPLYVVNRKVTFMGGQCMACDKPNTIGWTKDGGKTWVNGNQSFDGYGEELVAFADADHGWLICTDNTKPSEMYTTSDGGKHWRKTYTFERPKQAS; from the coding sequence ATGACTCGCTTGTTAAAAGGAAAATTACCAATCCTTCTCGTCTTGTTTTTAATCCTCTTAGCAGGGTGCCAACAGAATATGGAAAGCACAAATCAGGCTGATAAAGACAGCAGCTTGGTCAACAATTCTTCAACAGCGTCAGATCATCGAACGGAAGAGACAACCTCAAATCAGACAGTGAAATCAACCGAAGAATCAGATCGGAAATCAAAACTGACAGCTAAGACATTGACCGATGTTCAAATGGGGAAAGTAACGGCTGTACGGTCAGCTGATTCTCAGTCTGGTTGGATCGGTGGAGAGGGGTGGATTGCCAAAACCGAAAACGGAGGAGAAAGCTGGAACGTTCAATACCAGGGAACAGGAACAATTAATCAATTGTTTGCATTGAATGGTGAAGATGTATGGGCGACATTAGGCCAAGGCTCTAAACTGCTTGGCTCAACGAATGGAGGAAGGAACTGGACAGTAGCAGGAAAAGTGCCGAACGATGGATTCTTGCATTTTGTCTCAAAAGAGGAGGGATTCAGCGCAAATGAGAGAACAACGGATGGAGGTAAAACCTGGACACCTCTTCCAATTCCGAAATATACAGTAGGAGATGCTTACTTTCATGATAGGGAGCATGGGTGGGCTGTGACGCAGGGAAAAGATGAAATAGAAGTGAAACGAACGATAGACGGAGGAAAAACGTGGAGGATAGTTATGTCTCGTAAAACGGTTGAGCCGCTTAGTAATGCACTGATTCGTTCAGCTGGAACAGATGATGCTTGGATTGAATGCATTGGAGGTTCTGGGATGACTCAAACATCATATTCCTTGTTCCATACGTCCAATGGCGGACAGAGCTGGCAAACGGTACTGGCCAATTCTACAGCTGGTGGTGGACCCGCTCCAGGGTTCCAGATGGATTATACAGCAGGGCCAAAGAATGCCGGTTCCCAACCGGGTCCTTTATATGTAGTCAATCGAAAGGTCACTTTTATGGGCGGTCAGTGTATGGCATGTGATAAGCCGAATACGATTGGTTGGACAAAGGATGGTGGAAAAACGTGGGTTAATGGCAATCAATCGTTCGATGGTTATGGCGAAGAGCTGGTGGCATTTGCCGATGCCGATCATGGATGGTTGATTTGTACGGACAATACCAAGCCTTCAGAGATGTATACTACTTCTGATGGTGGTAAGCATTGGAGAAAAACATATACATTTGAACGACCGAAACAGGCCTCTTGA
- a CDS encoding putative bifunctional diguanylate cyclase/phosphodiesterase — MPKYNTKPIYVREAKKRCFNMGMNPTELRLPKVIMTAEALEQKRFEYEEILSVVQFFGRKILGSLKGTPILIIIADENGFILQMDGDETIKELVADLGIMPGIQFAEKDMGMNVVSLALQENHPVQLVGDDHYHVVLHGSACYAAPFHYADIGNLLGAIGIMTIAEQQNPLLLTMLATAVDSIERELLLRKQNRKLDIMNQIMMDSARNGIIITDREGNVIEFNQFAERITGLKKQEIIGKNVCCLEQVGEYISGVLQCDDKYEDIEIIVQAKETSERFVCLFDALPIRDQQQCMIGAFGQFRNITERYEAEEKYNYLAYHDELTGLPNRRHIKNKMLEYINEAKENTGKMALMFIDLDRFKLVNDTLGHSNGDLLLQQAAKRLEGCLGANDIVGRMGGDEFIFLLPDSKEATDAVRVAERIIETFKEPFNMDGYEFHITASIGIATYPHDGEDAETLMVHADTAMYRAKEQGKNNYVFFRENMHTEPYERITLENSLHRALEKQEFIVHYQPQVDVKTGNIRGLEALIRWQHPEFGLVSPGKFIPIAEETGLIVPIGEWVMREACLQNKRWQELGLPDFRVAVNLSTQQFLKSNLVETVKRTLEETGLAPQFLELEITETMTMDVDYTIPTLRQLHELGVQISIDDFGTGYSSLHYLKEFSIHRLKIDQSFVREIMTDVNDASIVETIIAMAHNLGLEVIAEGVEEKEQLRFLQCKKCDEVQGYYFSKPIAAKEFEENFVELQRQTKNRY, encoded by the coding sequence ATGCCAAAATACAACACAAAACCTATATATGTAAGGGAAGCTAAAAAGCGGTGTTTTAATATGGGGATGAATCCTACAGAGCTACGGCTGCCCAAAGTAATAATGACTGCAGAAGCACTGGAACAAAAAAGATTCGAATATGAGGAGATTCTTTCCGTCGTACAATTTTTTGGCAGAAAAATTCTCGGCTCACTAAAAGGCACACCCATTTTGATTATTATTGCGGATGAGAATGGGTTTATTCTTCAGATGGATGGGGACGAAACGATTAAAGAGCTTGTTGCCGATCTGGGAATTATGCCAGGCATTCAATTTGCTGAGAAAGATATGGGAATGAATGTCGTGTCACTAGCTTTGCAGGAAAATCATCCGGTGCAACTAGTAGGCGATGATCACTACCATGTAGTATTGCACGGAAGTGCATGTTATGCTGCTCCTTTTCATTATGCGGATATCGGTAATTTGTTAGGGGCCATTGGCATTATGACGATTGCCGAGCAGCAAAACCCCCTTTTGTTGACGATGCTTGCGACTGCTGTCGATTCAATTGAAAGAGAATTGTTGCTTCGGAAGCAGAATCGAAAGCTGGATATTATGAATCAAATCATGATGGATAGTGCGCGCAATGGAATTATCATCACCGATCGGGAAGGCAACGTAATCGAATTCAACCAGTTCGCGGAGCGGATTACGGGGTTGAAAAAGCAAGAAATAATAGGAAAGAATGTTTGTTGTCTGGAGCAGGTAGGGGAGTATATTTCAGGTGTGCTTCAATGTGATGATAAGTATGAAGACATCGAAATTATTGTGCAAGCGAAAGAAACATCGGAGCGTTTCGTCTGCCTGTTCGATGCATTGCCTATTCGTGATCAGCAGCAATGTATGATCGGTGCCTTTGGACAGTTTCGTAATATTACGGAACGGTATGAAGCTGAAGAGAAATATAATTACCTTGCCTACCATGATGAGTTAACGGGTTTGCCGAACCGCAGGCATATAAAGAACAAAATGCTGGAATATATAAACGAGGCGAAAGAAAATACCGGAAAAATGGCGCTCATGTTCATTGATCTCGACAGGTTTAAGCTAGTAAACGACACGTTAGGCCATTCCAATGGAGATTTGCTGCTGCAGCAGGCAGCCAAACGATTGGAAGGTTGTCTTGGAGCGAACGATATCGTAGGCCGAATGGGCGGAGACGAGTTCATTTTTTTGTTGCCTGATAGTAAAGAGGCGACAGATGCAGTCCGAGTAGCCGAGCGTATTATTGAGACGTTTAAGGAACCGTTCAATATGGACGGCTACGAGTTTCACATTACAGCAAGCATAGGGATCGCCACCTATCCACACGATGGAGAGGACGCGGAGACGCTAATGGTGCATGCTGATACCGCTATGTACCGCGCCAAAGAGCAAGGGAAAAATAATTATGTGTTTTTCAGAGAGAATATGCATACCGAGCCATATGAAAGAATTACTTTGGAAAACTCTTTGCACAGGGCATTGGAAAAGCAAGAATTCATTGTGCATTATCAGCCTCAAGTTGATGTGAAAACCGGAAATATCCGGGGACTCGAAGCGCTGATACGCTGGCAGCATCCAGAGTTTGGCCTAGTCTCGCCAGGCAAGTTTATCCCTATCGCTGAAGAAACAGGGTTAATCGTTCCAATCGGCGAATGGGTGATGCGGGAAGCATGCCTTCAAAATAAGCGCTGGCAGGAGCTTGGTCTTCCGGATTTTCGGGTAGCCGTTAACTTATCAACCCAGCAATTCCTCAAGTCCAACCTGGTCGAAACAGTCAAGCGAACGCTTGAAGAAACGGGATTGGCACCGCAATTTTTGGAGCTTGAGATTACCGAGACGATGACGATGGATGTCGATTATACGATTCCGACGCTTAGACAGCTGCATGAGTTGGGTGTCCAGATTAGTATTGACGATTTTGGTACAGGGTATAGTTCGCTGCATTATTTAAAAGAATTTTCGATTCATCGTTTGAAGATTGATCAGTCATTCGTACGTGAGATTATGACGGATGTCAATGACGCAAGCATTGTCGAAACAATTATTGCAATGGCGCACAATCTAGGGCTCGAAGTGATTGCAGAAGGCGTAGAAGAAAAAGAACAACTGCGTTTTCTACAATGCAAAAAATGCGATGAAGTTCAGGGATATTATTTCAGCAAGCCAATTGCTGCTAAAGAGTTTGAAGAAAATTTCGTTGAACTACAGAGACAGACAAAAAATAGATATTAA
- a CDS encoding carboxymuconolactone decarboxylase family protein, translating to MPVHPKMTNEERYERGLQTLQKMAGEEDVRMIEGMGEFHPDFGHMMIAFGFGDIYSRSAFDLKQREVITLTSLITQGATEQLPFHLHAALNVGMSPEEILELVMHCAAYAGFPKACGALTVVKRVFDERNIVPNTK from the coding sequence GTGCCGGTACATCCTAAAATGACAAACGAAGAACGATACGAGAGAGGATTGCAGACGTTACAGAAGATGGCAGGAGAGGAAGATGTGCGAATGATCGAAGGGATGGGCGAGTTCCATCCGGATTTCGGGCATATGATGATCGCATTTGGATTCGGTGACATATATTCTCGCTCTGCATTCGATTTGAAGCAGCGCGAGGTAATTACACTCACGTCTTTAATTACGCAAGGAGCTACTGAACAACTACCCTTTCATCTTCATGCCGCATTGAATGTAGGCATGAGCCCGGAGGAGATACTGGAGCTGGTCATGCACTGTGCAGCATATGCTGGATTTCCAAAAGCATGCGGTGCATTGACTGTTGTAAAGCGCGTGTTTGATGAGCGGAACATTGTACCGAACACGAAGTGA
- a CDS encoding thiamine pyrophosphate-binding protein, which produces MKKVSTLLVQHLVEWGITHVFGIPGKPVTPLIKELDEKGITFVLSKHEAGAGYEAAGYAMANKTMGVAIGTSGPGATNLLTAAGQAKAYHLPVLFLTGHPSMRNTGQALGQDSTFFGTDVVRMFESVTRFSARVERGELFRMYFEHAVEKAYEGSRGPVHLSIPADVLAEEIESFVLPLPSHFPSVMSTNLKQAAEMVQSAKRPVLFVGKGVHAAEAYGELEALAHRLQIPVMTTPGGKGVFPSNHPLSLGAFGLGGTEASKVYLEEGIDVMIVLGTKLSDMSLAGLQPNLYPKQIIQFDADPTFIGKSLPVPTIPVIGDIKVNLQAVLEQLTDKKENRLLEIQLPDDEIQDTSTDAYMSAANVMRVLRSEFPGDTVVFGDDGSHTFYAIRHFDITKPGTFFFDDVFGAMGHGIGYAVGAKIALPKTPVVCLTGDGCTFMHGAEISTAVEYGAHVIFVVLNNGRLDMVDKGMAKHLGHAVGTTYQTPLHVAGYAEAMGASSFRCEREEQLREAVQMALRESKTTVIEVMVDPFEVPPTMSRG; this is translated from the coding sequence GTGAAAAAGGTTTCAACGTTGTTGGTACAGCACCTTGTAGAATGGGGAATAACACATGTTTTTGGAATTCCCGGAAAACCCGTGACTCCGCTTATTAAAGAACTGGATGAGAAAGGTATTACATTTGTACTAAGCAAGCATGAAGCCGGGGCTGGGTATGAAGCGGCTGGCTATGCTATGGCTAACAAAACGATGGGGGTGGCCATCGGCACATCGGGCCCGGGTGCAACAAATTTGTTAACGGCTGCTGGTCAGGCCAAAGCCTATCATCTGCCGGTTCTGTTCCTTACAGGTCACCCATCGATGAGGAACACTGGTCAGGCGCTAGGGCAGGATTCTACGTTTTTCGGTACGGATGTAGTGAGAATGTTCGAGTCCGTAACTCGCTTTAGTGCACGCGTAGAACGGGGAGAGCTATTCCGCATGTATTTTGAGCACGCTGTAGAGAAAGCGTATGAGGGAAGCAGGGGGCCTGTTCATTTGTCCATCCCTGCTGATGTATTAGCGGAAGAAATTGAATCTTTTGTTCTGCCTTTACCAAGCCATTTTCCTTCTGTGATGTCTACGAATCTTAAGCAAGCCGCCGAAATGGTACAGTCAGCAAAAAGGCCTGTCCTCTTTGTCGGAAAAGGTGTACATGCTGCCGAAGCTTATGGAGAGCTGGAAGCGCTGGCGCACCGCCTGCAAATTCCGGTTATGACCACGCCTGGGGGAAAAGGGGTTTTTCCATCTAATCATCCATTATCTTTGGGCGCGTTCGGCTTAGGTGGTACAGAGGCGTCGAAGGTATATCTCGAAGAAGGGATAGACGTGATGATTGTTCTTGGCACAAAGCTGAGTGATATGTCTCTGGCAGGCTTGCAACCTAACCTGTACCCAAAACAAATCATTCAATTTGATGCTGATCCGACATTTATCGGGAAGAGTCTTCCTGTTCCTACAATCCCTGTCATCGGAGATATAAAGGTAAATCTTCAAGCGGTACTAGAGCAACTTACGGACAAGAAGGAGAATCGCTTGCTTGAGATACAGTTGCCAGACGATGAAATACAAGATACATCTACAGATGCATATATGTCGGCAGCAAATGTTATGCGGGTGCTGCGTTCTGAATTTCCGGGAGATACAGTCGTATTCGGCGACGACGGAAGCCATACGTTTTATGCGATTCGTCATTTCGATATTACAAAGCCGGGAACATTTTTCTTTGATGATGTTTTCGGAGCGATGGGCCATGGAATCGGGTATGCTGTCGGTGCAAAAATAGCACTGCCGAAGACACCTGTCGTATGTCTGACGGGAGATGGATGTACGTTTATGCATGGAGCAGAGATTTCCACCGCTGTAGAATACGGAGCTCACGTAATCTTCGTAGTGCTGAACAACGGTCGGCTTGATATGGTCGACAAAGGAATGGCAAAGCATCTTGGGCATGCTGTGGGAACTACATATCAGACTCCGCTACATGTAGCGGGATATGCGGAAGCAATGGGCGCGTCTTCTTTCCGCTGCGAGCGTGAGGAACAATTGCGCGAAGCGGTGCAGATGGCGCTTCGGGAGTCGAAAACAACGGTGATTGAAGTAATGGTTGATCCATTTGAAGTTCCACCAACGATGAGCCGAGGATAA
- a CDS encoding MFS transporter, producing MSKVQTITKKVWGYRHVILIILWLLYIINYFDRLAVLTFLPFIQQDLNLTPVQVGQLASIFFFAYSIAQVTAGFLADKIGPKKVMNIAIIVFTAVTALTGLVKSFGQFIALRIGLGLGEGHHFAPACRTINNWFPMAERGRSVSFFTTSWAVAPAIVPVLITSISYYFFAGEWRPIFYLLAIPGLLGMFILWYFVSDTPKEMLDKGRLTKAEYEHITTSDTTEEDEEGVPSNQKKNASVFLRDPSFYLYTLLLFCQLAVYWGTTTWLTTFLVQQHGLNIKDMGLFASAPYLVAIFAMLIGGWLMDKVLHRMKPVGIIAYLGSIPVLWMLGSVEKGQTGMLLTLLLLVGFFVNLNFGSVYAYIQKRYPKEIVGRATGLANGIGQLGSFISPLVAGYLVKVGTDGTQEFGDVFIFFAVCSMIAAICALLLKEQKSLPTSVLLTKEKNSAKA from the coding sequence GTGAGCAAAGTGCAGACCATTACAAAAAAGGTATGGGGCTATCGCCATGTTATTCTCATTATTCTCTGGCTGCTTTATATTATTAACTACTTTGATCGCCTGGCGGTTCTCACATTTCTTCCGTTTATTCAACAGGACTTGAACCTGACACCCGTGCAAGTTGGACAACTCGCCTCCATATTTTTCTTTGCCTACTCGATTGCCCAGGTTACGGCCGGATTTCTCGCCGATAAAATCGGTCCGAAGAAGGTCATGAATATTGCTATTATCGTATTCACAGCCGTTACCGCGCTTACTGGCCTCGTGAAGTCATTCGGTCAATTCATCGCATTACGCATCGGGCTCGGCTTAGGGGAGGGGCATCATTTCGCTCCAGCCTGCCGCACAATCAATAACTGGTTTCCAATGGCTGAACGCGGACGTTCCGTATCTTTCTTCACCACTTCATGGGCGGTTGCGCCCGCTATCGTGCCTGTACTGATCACGTCCATTTCATACTACTTTTTTGCTGGTGAATGGCGGCCAATTTTTTATCTGTTAGCTATCCCTGGCTTACTCGGAATGTTCATTCTTTGGTATTTTGTTTCTGACACACCAAAGGAAATGCTCGATAAAGGCCGTCTCACTAAGGCAGAATATGAGCATATCACTACCAGCGATACAACAGAAGAAGACGAGGAAGGCGTACCATCAAATCAAAAAAAGAACGCTTCTGTTTTCTTACGGGATCCATCCTTTTACTTGTATACCCTGTTGCTGTTCTGTCAATTAGCCGTTTATTGGGGGACCACTACATGGCTGACAACCTTTCTTGTACAGCAACACGGATTGAATATTAAAGACATGGGCTTGTTTGCTTCCGCCCCTTATCTTGTAGCTATTTTCGCCATGCTAATTGGCGGCTGGCTAATGGATAAGGTACTGCACCGAATGAAACCGGTGGGCATTATTGCTTATCTTGGCAGCATTCCAGTACTCTGGATGCTTGGCAGTGTAGAAAAAGGCCAAACAGGTATGCTGCTCACACTCCTTTTGCTTGTTGGCTTCTTTGTTAACCTGAATTTCGGTTCGGTATATGCCTATATCCAAAAGCGCTATCCAAAAGAAATCGTCGGACGAGCAACCGGATTGGCCAACGGAATTGGCCAGTTGGGCTCGTTCATTTCCCCGCTGGTGGCCGGCTATCTTGTAAAGGTCGGTACAGACGGAACGCAAGAATTCGGTGACGTATTTATCTTTTTTGCCGTCTGCTCAATGATAGCTGCCATTTGCGCATTGCTTCTTAAAGAACAAAAAAGTCTTCCGACTTCTGTTCTGTTAACCAAAGAAAAAAATTCTGCAAAAGCCTGA